One Nicotiana tomentosiformis chromosome 4, ASM39032v3, whole genome shotgun sequence genomic window carries:
- the LOC104110673 gene encoding uncharacterized protein, with amino-acid sequence MVKTRTRADIDLRRMGEQLQRHLDRVFSDHKSCESEESKVQIITKEEWELECQKIKVKSLIDQGAYGSFYKGVYVADFISNFSQPFDIIYRNTKKITQKESFEAYLVLLLSILGLDRISTISFCGDKALKQWYRSRMVSSKEQLQGT; translated from the exons ATGGTGAAAACAAGAACTAGAGCAGATATTGATTTGAGAAGAATGGGCGAGCAGCTTCAGAGACATTTAGATCGAGTGTTTAGCGATCATAAGAGTTGTGAAAGTGAAGAATCGAAAGTCCAAATCATCACGAAAGAAGAATGGGAATTGGAGTGCCAGAAAATTAAGGTCAAGAGTCTTATTGATCAAGGGGCATATGGATCATTTTACAAAGGAGTTTACGTCGCAG ATTTCATCTCGAATTTCTCTCAGCCATTTGATATAATCTACAGGAATACAAAAAAAATCACACAGAAAGAATCGTTTGAAGCCTATTTGGTGTTGTTATTGTCGATTCTCGGTCTTGACAGAATCTCAACTATTTCTTTTTGTGG GGACAAGGCACTTAAACAGTGGTATCGTTCAAGGATGGTGTCGAGCAAGGAGCAGTTACAAGGCACTTAA